The Blastocatellia bacterium genome includes the window CTGCCTGGGGATTGATCGAGAGGATGACCCCCTTCATGGCGGCGACGAAAAAGTCGCTCAACCCGAAATCGGTCATCAGCGTGATGACCCGACCGGCTGCGCTCATGTTGCAAATTCTAGGCAACGGACGCAAAATTTTCTACCTATGCTCCGGCGCGTCTACCTCGATAACAGCGCGACCACGCCCCTGGACGCGGCCGTGTATGAGGCCATGCAGCCCTACTGGATGGAGGAGTTCGGCAATGCCTCCTCGATTCATACGTTTGGTCAGCGGGCGCGGGCAGCGGTCGAGACGGCACGGGCGGCCGTGGCCGAACTGATCAATGCCACACCACCGGAGATCGTTTTCACCAGCGGGGGAACGGAATCCGATAATCTGGCCATCAAAGGCATCGCCGAAGCCCATTGTGATCGAGGTCGGCACATCATCACGTCACAGATTGAACATCCGGCTGTGCTGGAAAGTTGTCGCGCGCTGGAGCGGCGCGGCTTCGAGGTGACCTATCTCCCGGTCACCGCCGACGGACTCGTTCGCCTGGAGGATGTCGCATCGGCCATTCGACCGGACACGATCCTCATCACCATCATGCTGGCCAACAACGAAATCGGGACCATCCAGCCGATTCGGGAGATCGGCCACTACCTGCGAGGGCGACGAGCCGAAGGTAAGCCTGCACCGCCGTTTCTCCATACCGATGCCGTGCAGGCTCTGGGCAAAATGCCGATTGATGTTCACGACCTGGGCGTGGACCTTCTGACGATGTCCGCCCACAAGATTCATGGCCCGAAAGGAATCGGGGCTCTCTACGTGCGGCGCGGCGTTCGCCTCGTTCGCCAGATGGACGGCGGGCACCACGAACGCGACAAGCGATCGGGAACCGAGAATGTCCCGGCCATCGTGGGGTTCGGCGTGGCGGCTGACCTCGCGCGACGCCACCTCGACCGGTGGGCGGCGCACATGCGTGAGCTGCGCGACTACCTGGAGCGGGAGATCGTGCGACGCATCCCTCACGTCCTCTTCAACGGCCACCGCGACGCCCGGGTCCCCCACATCAGTAACGTCACGTTCCGATTCCTCGAAGCGGAATCGCTTGTGATCCGACTTGATCTGCGAGGGATCGCCGTCTCAACGGGAGCCGCCTGTTCCTCGGGCTCGCTGGAGCCATCGCATGTCCTGCTGGCCCTGGGACGGGACCGCGAAAGCGTTCAGGGAAGCATCCGCTTCTCCTTGAGCAAAAACACCACCCGCGAGGACATTGATTACGTCCTCGATGTCCTCCCGGAAGAGGTCGAACGTCTCCGCGCGTTTTCCACCGAAAGCCTCCCCGTTGGGGATAGCACTTCTTCCGAGGCAGCGCAGACTTTCCCGTCTGCGAATGCCCCGCAGGCGTGAAAGCCCGCGCTACACGTAGCGCGGATGTTCCAGTCCGCGAAAAAAAGCGCATGCTCGAAAGCTTGCGCCACATTTGTTGACAAGACCTGTTGCCTTTGACATTTTGAACGTCCGATTTTGATGTTCACCCGCCGAAGGGAGGTAACGTATGTATCGCCTGGGCGTCGTGGGAGTCATGCTTGTGCTGGGGATGATGTCCTCTCTCTCGCAGCCGATCAGGGCGGATCTGGTCCTTCTCAACGGGAAGGTCTGGACGGTGGATCGCGCGCGGCCGCAAGCGCAGGCCGTCGCCGTCTGGCACGGGCGCATCCTGGCCGTCGGCTCCAATGACGAAATCCGTCAGTTCATCGGCGATCGCACACAGGTCGTTGATCTTCAGGGGAAGCTCGTTTTGCCCGGCTTCATTGACAATCACACTCATTTTCTTTCCGGCGGGTTTTGGCTTGGAGAAGTCAAGCTAAAGGATGCGAAAAACGAAGAAGAGTTCGGCCGGCGATTGGCGGCCAAGTCGCGCGAGCTTCCGCCGGGAGCCTGGATCACGGGCGGCACATGGGATCACGACAACTGGCCTGGAGGGAGGCTCCCCACGGCCGAATTGATTGATCGCTATGTGCCGGATCGCCCGGTCTTCGTGACCCGATACGACGGGCACATGTCGGTGGCCAATAGTCTGGCGTTGAAGCTGGCCGGGATCACAGCCGAGACGCCCGATCCTCCGGGTGGCGTGATTGTCCGAAAACCGGGGACGCGCGAGCCTGCGGGCGTGCTCAAAGACGCCGCTCAGGATTTGGTGCAGCGCGTCATTCCGCCGCCGAGCGAAGCTGACATGCGGCGGGCAATTGAAGCTGCGCTCGCCGAAGCCCGTCGCGTCGGTGTGACGAGCCTGACGGATATGGACCTGACGCCGACCACGCTGCGCATTTATCAGGACCTCCTCAGCGAAGGCAAGCTGACGGCCCGCATTGATGGGCGCTGGCCGCTCCGTCGCTGGAAGGAACTGGCCGATCTCGGCCTGCGCCGTCATTTCAGCAACAATGACTGGATCACTATCGGCGGATTGAAAGGCATGCTCGATGGCTCGCTCGGTTCGAGCACCGCTCTCTTCTTCGAGCCCTACACGCAGGATCCCGGCACGCGCGGCATCTACGTCACGCCCTACGACGAGATGAAGCGGCTCGTCATCGAAGCGGACCGCGCCGGGCTTCACCTCGCCGTTCACGCCATCGGCGACC containing:
- a CDS encoding cysteine desulfurase family protein, yielding MLRRVYLDNSATTPLDAAVYEAMQPYWMEEFGNASSIHTFGQRARAAVETARAAVAELINATPPEIVFTSGGTESDNLAIKGIAEAHCDRGRHIITSQIEHPAVLESCRALERRGFEVTYLPVTADGLVRLEDVASAIRPDTILITIMLANNEIGTIQPIREIGHYLRGRRAEGKPAPPFLHTDAVQALGKMPIDVHDLGVDLLTMSAHKIHGPKGIGALYVRRGVRLVRQMDGGHHERDKRSGTENVPAIVGFGVAADLARRHLDRWAAHMRELRDYLEREIVRRIPHVLFNGHRDARVPHISNVTFRFLEAESLVIRLDLRGIAVSTGAACSSGSLEPSHVLLALGRDRESVQGSIRFSLSKNTTREDIDYVLDVLPEEVERLRAFSTESLPVGDSTSSEAAQTFPSANAPQA
- a CDS encoding amidohydrolase, which codes for MYRLGVVGVMLVLGMMSSLSQPIRADLVLLNGKVWTVDRARPQAQAVAVWHGRILAVGSNDEIRQFIGDRTQVVDLQGKLVLPGFIDNHTHFLSGGFWLGEVKLKDAKNEEEFGRRLAAKSRELPPGAWITGGTWDHDNWPGGRLPTAELIDRYVPDRPVFVTRYDGHMSVANSLALKLAGITAETPDPPGGVIVRKPGTREPAGVLKDAAQDLVQRVIPPPSEADMRRAIEAALAEARRVGVTSLTDMDLTPTTLRIYQDLLSEGKLTARIDGRWPLRRWKELADLGLRRHFSNNDWITIGGLKGMLDGSLGSSTALFFEPYTQDPGTRGIYVTPYDEMKRLVIEADRAGLHLAVHAIGDRANSEMLDIFAEAIRQNGPRDRRFRIEHAQHIHPKDFRRFAELGVIASVQPYHAIDDGRWAEKRIGRKRCETTYAFRTFLDHGVKLTFGSDWTVAPLDPILGIDAAVTRRTLDGANPQGWFPEQKITVQEAIEAYTLSNAYATFDENRKGSLTPGKLADMVVLSQDILTIPATEIVKTEVIMTIVNGKIVYEKK